One Stenotrophomonas oahuensis genomic region harbors:
- a CDS encoding DUF481 domain-containing protein has translation MSLRVTLLATLLLSAPAAFAQDTSELAAMTSPWSGSGGELGFASARGNSNTESANGRLRLRYTDDDWVHSMDLFGLRSRSEYTETAEDGTTTRKRNTTANRYTGSAGSALQLGEHRQLTATVRYERDDFATYDRQSSFGLGYGTRLIDGDRFYMDAQIGPGVRRTHNTEDDETRTGLIGRGLFDVKYSLTPNTDLINTLLVESGSYNTFGQNDFGVSVSMNEHLALKAAWQARYNSDVAVDKRKTDTLTTMNVVYKFK, from the coding sequence ATGTCTTTGCGTGTGACGCTGCTTGCCACCTTGTTACTCAGTGCCCCGGCCGCCTTTGCCCAGGACACCTCTGAACTGGCCGCCATGACCTCGCCGTGGAGCGGAAGCGGCGGCGAACTGGGCTTCGCCTCGGCGCGCGGCAACAGCAACACCGAAAGCGCCAACGGTCGCCTGCGCCTGCGCTACACCGATGACGACTGGGTGCACAGCATGGACCTGTTCGGCCTGCGCTCGCGCTCGGAATACACCGAAACCGCGGAAGATGGCACCACCACGCGCAAGCGCAACACCACCGCCAACCGCTACACCGGCAGCGCCGGCAGCGCGCTGCAGCTGGGCGAGCACCGCCAGCTGACCGCCACGGTGCGTTACGAGCGCGATGATTTCGCCACCTACGACCGCCAGAGCTCGTTCGGTCTGGGTTACGGCACCCGGCTGATCGACGGCGACCGCTTCTACATGGACGCGCAGATCGGTCCCGGTGTGCGCCGCACCCACAACACTGAAGACGACGAAACCCGCACCGGCCTGATCGGCCGTGGCCTGTTCGACGTGAAGTACTCGCTGACCCCGAATACCGACCTGATCAACACCCTGCTGGTGGAATCGGGTTCGTATAACACCTTCGGCCAGAACGACTTCGGCGTGTCGGTGAGCATGAACGAGCACCTGGCGCTGAAGGCTGCCTGGCAGGCGCGTTACAACAGTGACGTGGCGGTGGACAAGCGCAAGACCGACACCCTGACCACCATGAACGTGGTCTACAAGTTCAAATAA
- the hemC gene encoding hydroxymethylbilane synthase: MDTLRIATRKSPLALWQSEHVAERLRQAHPGLNVVLVPMSTRGDEVLDRSLAAIGGKGLFLKELELAMLRGEADCAVHSLKDVPMELDAPFALPAMLLRHDPADGFISNLYASLDALPIGARVGTSSLRRQAQLRALRPDLQLLDLRGNVNTRLAKLDNGGYDAIVLAVAGLERLGLGERIVARLRAPEWLPAPAQGAVAVECDGSNAQVMALFAALDHAPTRTCVEAERAMNRALHGSCHVPVAGFAQWEGEDLFLQGLVGSVADGRLVRAEARGPGRDPEGLGQAVARALLDGGAAEMLAV, translated from the coding sequence ATGGACACCCTGCGCATCGCCACCCGAAAGAGCCCGCTTGCCCTGTGGCAGAGCGAACACGTTGCCGAACGCCTGCGCCAGGCGCATCCCGGCCTGAACGTGGTGCTGGTGCCGATGAGCACCCGCGGTGACGAAGTGCTGGACCGCTCGCTGGCCGCCATCGGCGGCAAGGGCCTGTTCCTGAAAGAGCTGGAGCTGGCAATGCTGCGGGGTGAGGCCGACTGCGCGGTGCACTCGCTCAAGGACGTGCCGATGGAGCTGGATGCCCCGTTCGCGCTGCCGGCGATGCTGCTGCGCCACGATCCGGCCGATGGCTTCATCTCCAATCTGTATGCCTCGCTGGACGCGTTGCCGATCGGCGCGCGCGTAGGCACCTCGTCGCTGCGGCGGCAGGCCCAGCTGCGCGCACTGCGGCCGGACCTGCAGCTGCTCGACCTGCGTGGCAACGTCAACACGCGGCTGGCCAAGCTCGACAACGGCGGCTATGACGCCATCGTGTTGGCGGTGGCCGGGCTGGAGCGGTTGGGGCTGGGCGAGCGCATCGTCGCCCGGCTGCGGGCCCCGGAATGGTTGCCGGCACCTGCGCAGGGCGCGGTGGCGGTGGAGTGCGATGGCAGCAATGCGCAGGTGATGGCGCTGTTTGCGGCGCTGGACCATGCCCCGACGCGAACCTGCGTGGAAGCCGAGCGTGCGATGAACCGCGCGCTGCATGGCAGCTGCCACGTGCCGGTGGCCGGGTTCGCGCAGTGGGAAGGGGAGGATCTGTTCCTGCAGGGCCTGGTCGGCAGCGTGGCCGATGGGCGGCTGGTGCGTGCTGAGGCGCGTGGGCCGGGACGTGATCCGGAGGGCCTGGGGCAGGCGGTGGCGCGGGCGTTGCTGGACGGCGGCGCGGCGGAGATGTTGGCGGTTTGA
- a CDS encoding helix-turn-helix transcriptional regulator: MDRYERINALHRLLKSARYPVTVGTLQEKLECSRATVYRDLAFLRDALMAPVEGDGEAGFRYQEDESDRFELPGLWLSSEELYALLASQHLLSRTGGGVLSSVLAPLQQRIEGLLAAQAGVSSWPVDRVRVIPHRGRKFDEASFRAVASAVLERKQLAFEYRARSTDEATKRTVSPQRMTHYRDNWYLDAWDHGREGLRSFAVDRIYKARVVDTPARDVDDSEVEEQLGASYGIFSGPPKGWATIVFSAKAARWVADEHWHSRQQGRFLPDGRYELKVPYSVSRELLMDVLHYGSDAEIIEPAVLREQAKALLELALSNYE; the protein is encoded by the coding sequence ATGGACCGATATGAACGCATCAACGCCCTGCATCGTCTGCTGAAGTCCGCCCGCTACCCGGTGACGGTCGGTACCCTGCAGGAAAAACTGGAGTGTTCCCGCGCCACCGTCTATCGCGACCTGGCCTTCCTGCGCGATGCGCTGATGGCCCCGGTGGAAGGCGATGGCGAAGCTGGCTTCCGCTACCAGGAAGACGAAAGCGACCGGTTCGAGCTGCCGGGCCTGTGGCTCAGTTCGGAAGAGCTGTATGCCTTGCTGGCCTCCCAGCACCTGCTGTCGCGAACCGGCGGCGGCGTGCTGTCGTCGGTGCTGGCCCCGCTGCAGCAGCGCATTGAAGGCCTGTTGGCGGCCCAGGCCGGCGTCTCCAGCTGGCCGGTCGACCGGGTCCGGGTCATTCCGCACCGCGGCCGCAAGTTCGACGAAGCCAGCTTCCGCGCCGTCGCCTCGGCGGTGCTGGAGCGCAAGCAGCTGGCCTTTGAATACCGCGCCCGTTCCACCGACGAAGCCACCAAGCGCACGGTGTCGCCGCAGCGCATGACCCACTATCGCGACAACTGGTACCTGGATGCCTGGGACCATGGTCGGGAAGGGCTGCGCAGCTTTGCCGTGGACCGCATCTACAAGGCGCGGGTGGTGGACACCCCAGCCCGCGACGTGGACGACAGCGAGGTTGAAGAGCAGCTGGGGGCCAGCTACGGCATCTTCTCAGGGCCGCCGAAGGGCTGGGCCACCATTGTGTTCAGCGCCAAGGCCGCGCGCTGGGTGGCCGATGAGCACTGGCATTCGCGCCAGCAGGGGCGTTTCCTGCCTGACGGCCGTTATGAGCTGAAGGTGCCCTACAGCGTCTCGCGCGAACTGCTGATGGACGTGCTGCACTATGGTTCGGACGCCGAGATCATCGAGCCGGCGGTGCTGCGCGAGCAGGCCAAGGCGCTGCTGGAGCTGGCATTGAGCAATTACGAATGA
- a CDS encoding alpha/beta hydrolase: MSQALETVVNETGADPQWSVIWLHGLGADGHDFAPIVPELVREHWPAIRFVFPHAPVQPITINNGLPMRAWYDIVGMDFRSRADSAGVAASVQLLDGLIEAEIARGVPVERILLAGFSQGGAVVLSSALRRRWPVAGLIALSTYLPDAEAAAASAAAEGPLPPVFMAHGQKDPVIPQDVAVHSAKALKELGFPVEWHSYFMVHQVCAEEIQALGDWLDARFR; the protein is encoded by the coding sequence ATGTCGCAAGCGTTGGAAACCGTGGTGAACGAAACCGGTGCCGATCCGCAGTGGTCGGTGATCTGGCTGCACGGCCTGGGGGCCGACGGCCATGACTTCGCCCCCATCGTGCCCGAACTGGTGCGTGAGCACTGGCCGGCGATCCGCTTCGTGTTCCCGCATGCGCCGGTGCAGCCGATCACCATCAACAACGGCCTGCCGATGCGCGCGTGGTACGACATCGTGGGTATGGACTTCCGCTCGCGCGCCGACAGTGCCGGCGTGGCGGCTTCGGTGCAGCTGCTCGACGGCCTGATCGAGGCAGAGATCGCGCGCGGCGTTCCGGTCGAACGCATCCTGCTGGCCGGCTTCTCGCAGGGTGGGGCTGTCGTGCTCAGCAGTGCGTTGCGCCGTCGCTGGCCGGTGGCGGGCTTGATTGCCCTATCCACCTACCTGCCCGATGCCGAGGCCGCTGCCGCCTCGGCTGCCGCGGAAGGTCCGCTGCCGCCGGTGTTCATGGCGCACGGGCAGAAGGATCCGGTGATTCCGCAGGACGTGGCCGTGCACAGCGCCAAGGCGCTCAAGGAGCTCGGCTTCCCGGTGGAATGGCATTCCTATTTCATGGTCCATCAGGTCTGCGCCGAAGAAATCCAGGCGCTGGGCGACTGGTTGGACGCGCGCTTCCGATGA
- a CDS encoding MetQ/NlpA family ABC transporter substrate-binding protein, with translation MKKTLLLPLLAATLALAACGKPSADSQKLVVAATAVPHAEILQVVKPILEKEGVELDVRVFNDYVQPNDQLVQKQVDVNYFQTEPYLDAYNRDRKTDLVTVTGVHIEPFGAYSRRIKSLDELPTGADVVIPNDPSNNSRALILLHKAGVITLKDPTNALATQRDITANPKRLKFRELDSAMLPRVLDQVDLALINTNYALDAGLNPTQDALAIESKDSPYVNFLVARPDNKDDARVQKLAKALTGPEVKAFIQEKYKGAVLPAF, from the coding sequence ATGAAAAAGACCCTGTTGCTCCCGCTGCTGGCTGCCACCCTGGCCCTGGCCGCCTGCGGCAAGCCCTCCGCCGATTCGCAGAAGCTGGTGGTGGCCGCCACCGCCGTGCCGCACGCTGAGATCCTGCAGGTGGTCAAGCCGATCCTCGAGAAGGAAGGCGTGGAACTGGACGTGCGCGTGTTCAACGACTACGTGCAGCCCAACGACCAGCTGGTGCAGAAGCAGGTCGACGTGAACTACTTCCAGACCGAACCCTACCTGGACGCCTACAACCGCGACCGCAAGACCGACCTGGTCACCGTCACCGGCGTGCACATCGAACCGTTCGGTGCGTACTCGCGCCGCATCAAGTCGCTCGACGAGCTGCCCACCGGCGCGGACGTGGTCATTCCCAACGACCCCAGCAACAACAGCCGCGCGCTGATCCTGCTGCACAAGGCCGGCGTGATCACGCTGAAAGACCCGACCAACGCCCTGGCCACCCAGCGCGACATCACCGCCAACCCCAAGCGGCTCAAGTTCCGCGAGCTGGATTCGGCCATGCTGCCGCGCGTGCTCGACCAGGTCGACCTCGCCCTGATCAACACCAACTACGCGCTGGATGCCGGGCTCAATCCGACCCAGGACGCGCTGGCGATTGAAAGCAAGGACTCGCCGTACGTGAACTTCCTGGTCGCGCGCCCGGACAACAAGGACGATGCCCGCGTGCAGAAGCTGGCCAAGGCCCTGACCGGCCCGGAAGTGAAGGCTTTCATCCAGGAAAAATACAAGGGCGCGGTGTTGCCGGCGTTCTGA
- a CDS encoding LytR/AlgR family response regulator transcription factor yields the protein MRVVIADDEPLARERLRSLLGELPGVEVVAEAENGEQALHACAELQPDLVLLDIAMPGLDGLEAARHLATFDPRPAVVFCTAYDAHALSAFEAAAIDYLMKPVRAERLAAALERARTFLAGRNGQPSTPSQQARTLLCARLRGSLRLIPVEDIHYLQAEEKYVVVHHARGEDLIEESLKSLEEEFASRFVRIHRNCLVARHELVELRRNGGGQVQAVLRHGKAPLEVSRRCVASLKQELKHL from the coding sequence TTGAGAGTGGTGATTGCCGACGATGAGCCGCTGGCGCGCGAGCGGTTGCGCAGCCTGCTGGGTGAACTGCCGGGAGTGGAGGTCGTGGCCGAAGCGGAAAACGGCGAACAGGCCCTGCATGCCTGCGCCGAGCTGCAGCCGGACCTGGTGCTGCTCGATATCGCCATGCCGGGGCTGGACGGGCTGGAGGCCGCGCGCCATCTGGCCACATTCGATCCGCGCCCGGCGGTGGTGTTCTGCACCGCCTACGACGCACACGCCTTGTCGGCGTTCGAAGCGGCGGCCATCGATTACCTGATGAAGCCGGTGCGCGCCGAACGGCTGGCCGCTGCACTTGAACGCGCGCGCACCTTCCTGGCCGGGCGCAACGGACAGCCGAGCACGCCCAGCCAGCAGGCCCGCACGCTGTTATGCGCGCGCCTGCGCGGCAGCCTGCGGCTGATTCCAGTGGAAGACATCCACTACCTGCAGGCCGAGGAAAAGTACGTGGTGGTGCACCACGCACGCGGCGAAGACCTGATCGAGGAATCGCTGAAGTCGCTGGAAGAAGAGTTCGCCAGCCGCTTCGTGCGCATCCACCGCAACTGTCTGGTCGCCCGGCATGAACTGGTGGAACTGCGCCGCAATGGCGGTGGCCAGGTGCAGGCGGTGCTGCGCCATGGCAAGGCACCGCTGGAGGTCAGCCGGCGCTGCGTGGCCAGCCTGAAGCAGGAACTGAAGCATCTGTGA
- the mdoH gene encoding glucans biosynthesis glucosyltransferase MdoH translates to MSVQTVNVVIDAGRSVLPAEVPMAMPEQSFREGRLQVPKQRTAPRMMALRRFYILGGTAAMTAAATAMMWKVLASNGISVLEACLLVLFVALFAWIALSFAGALAGFLTAVFDRGYKLGIDPDEPLPQVHTRTALLMPTYNEDPRRLLAGLQAIYESVAETGQLEQFDFYVLSDTRREDIGAAEEQAFAELCDAVNGHDRLFYRRRGDNSGRKAGNIADWVRRFGGGYPQMLILDADSLMTGDTIVRLVAGMEHNPDVGLIQTLPAVIGGRTLFARMQQFGGRVYGPVIGRGVAWWHGAESNYWGHNAVIRTQAFAENAGLPPLPGRQPFGGHVLSHDFVEAALMRRGGWATHMVPYLKGSYEEGPPTLTDMLVRDRRWCQGNLQHAKVVASKGLHWVSRMHMMIGIGHYFTAPMWGMLMLIGIAIPLFQGGIDFNEVLHISPQLYWRAQDEEKVIRMFAITMAVLLLPKVLGYLAMLLDPVERRGCGGAIRAFISMLLETLLAALMAPVVMYVQSRGVAEVLAGKDSGWDAQQRDDGGISWPALIRGYGGLSVFGLFMGVLAYAVSPSLAAWMAPVVVGMVLAIPVVALTSDRRAGTFLRRLGLMDIPEEINPPTILVRAAELRRAAAERPSSH, encoded by the coding sequence ATGAGTGTGCAGACCGTCAACGTCGTCATCGACGCGGGCCGCTCCGTGCTGCCGGCCGAAGTGCCGATGGCCATGCCCGAGCAGAGCTTCCGCGAAGGCCGCCTGCAGGTGCCGAAACAGCGCACCGCGCCGCGCATGATGGCGCTGCGCCGCTTTTACATTCTGGGTGGCACCGCCGCGATGACCGCAGCGGCGACCGCGATGATGTGGAAGGTGCTGGCCAGCAATGGCATCAGCGTGCTGGAAGCCTGCCTGCTGGTGCTGTTCGTGGCCCTGTTTGCCTGGATCGCGCTGTCCTTCGCCGGCGCGCTGGCCGGCTTCCTCACCGCCGTGTTCGACCGGGGTTACAAGCTGGGCATCGACCCGGACGAACCGCTGCCGCAGGTGCATACCCGCACCGCGCTGCTGATGCCCACCTACAACGAAGACCCGCGCCGGCTGCTGGCTGGCCTGCAGGCCATCTATGAGTCGGTGGCGGAAACCGGGCAGCTGGAACAATTCGATTTCTACGTGCTCAGCGATACCCGTCGCGAGGACATCGGCGCGGCCGAGGAGCAGGCGTTCGCCGAACTGTGCGACGCGGTCAACGGGCACGACCGCCTGTTCTACCGCCGCCGTGGTGACAACAGCGGGCGCAAGGCCGGCAACATCGCCGACTGGGTGCGCCGCTTTGGTGGCGGCTACCCGCAGATGCTGATCCTGGACGCCGACAGTCTGATGACCGGCGACACCATCGTGCGGCTGGTGGCCGGTATGGAGCACAACCCGGACGTGGGTCTGATCCAGACGCTGCCGGCGGTGATCGGTGGGCGCACCCTGTTCGCGCGCATGCAGCAGTTTGGTGGCCGCGTGTATGGCCCGGTGATCGGCCGTGGCGTGGCGTGGTGGCATGGTGCGGAAAGCAATTACTGGGGCCACAACGCGGTGATCCGCACCCAGGCCTTCGCCGAGAACGCGGGTCTGCCGCCGTTACCGGGCCGGCAGCCGTTCGGCGGCCACGTGCTGAGCCATGACTTTGTCGAGGCGGCGCTGATGCGGCGCGGCGGCTGGGCGACGCACATGGTGCCGTATCTGAAGGGGAGCTATGAGGAAGGTCCGCCGACGCTGACCGACATGCTGGTGCGCGACCGTCGCTGGTGCCAGGGCAACCTGCAGCATGCCAAGGTGGTGGCCTCGAAGGGGCTGCACTGGGTCAGCCGCATGCACATGATGATCGGCATCGGGCATTACTTCACCGCGCCGATGTGGGGCATGTTGATGCTGATCGGCATCGCCATTCCGCTTTTCCAGGGCGGCATCGATTTCAACGAGGTGTTGCACATCTCACCGCAGTTGTACTGGCGTGCGCAGGATGAGGAAAAGGTGATCCGCATGTTCGCGATCACCATGGCGGTGCTGCTGCTGCCGAAGGTGCTGGGCTATCTGGCGATGCTGCTGGATCCGGTGGAACGCCGGGGCTGCGGTGGCGCGATCCGAGCGTTCATCTCGATGTTGCTGGAAACGCTGCTGGCGGCGCTGATGGCACCGGTGGTGATGTACGTGCAGTCGCGCGGTGTGGCCGAAGTGCTGGCGGGCAAAGACTCGGGCTGGGATGCACAGCAGCGCGACGACGGCGGCATTTCCTGGCCGGCGCTGATTCGCGGTTACGGCGGGTTGAGTGTGTTCGGTTTGTTCATGGGTGTGCTGGCCTACGCGGTGTCGCCGTCGCTGGCGGCGTGGATGGCCCCGGTAGTCGTGGGCATGGTGCTGGCCATCCCGGTGGTGGCGCTGACCTCGGACCGCCGCGCGGGCACGTTCCTGCGCCGCTTGGGTCTGATGGATATCCCCGAAGAGATCAACCCGCCAACCATCCTCGTACGCGCGGCCGAATTGCGCCGCGCCGCCGCAGAACGCCCGTCGTCGCACTGA
- the glpK gene encoding glycerol kinase GlpK gives MDKKFILAIDQGTTSSRAILFDRAGHIVGSAQREFTQIFPQPGWVEHDPREILTSVYTTITELLNREQIDARQIAAIGITNQRETTVVWDKATGQPIHNALVWQSRQSHAICEQLKADGNEALIRERTGLLVDAYFSATKIRWILDHVDGAQARAERGELLFGTIDSWLVWNLTGGAAHVTDISNAARTLLFNIHTRQWDPELLALLDIPAAMLPEVRSCSEVYGTTRAQFFFDQHIPIAGMAGDQQAALFGQACFAPGMAKNTYGTGCFMLMNTGAQAVTSRNGLLTTVAWEVDGQVEYALEGSIFVAGSVVQWLRDGLRLFSRSSECEAYAERVPDTGGVYLVPAFVGLGAPYWRSDVRGAMFGLSRGTTREHFIRAAVESMAFQTRDVLAAMQADAGIELTELRADGGAMANDFMAQFQSDLLGVPVLRPQVAETTALGAAYLAGLAVGFWESREEIARQWAIDRRFIPKMEASRREALYAGWQQAVEATMGFRVP, from the coding sequence ATGGACAAAAAATTCATCCTCGCCATCGACCAGGGGACTACCAGTTCCCGCGCGATCCTGTTTGATCGCGCCGGCCACATCGTCGGCAGCGCGCAACGCGAGTTCACCCAGATCTTCCCGCAACCGGGCTGGGTGGAACACGATCCACGCGAGATCCTCACCAGCGTCTACACCACGATCACCGAACTGCTCAACCGCGAGCAGATCGATGCGCGCCAGATTGCCGCGATCGGCATCACCAACCAGCGCGAGACCACCGTGGTGTGGGACAAGGCCACCGGCCAGCCGATCCACAACGCGCTGGTCTGGCAGTCGCGGCAGAGCCACGCGATCTGCGAACAGCTCAAGGCGGACGGCAATGAAGCGCTGATCCGCGAGCGCACCGGCCTGCTGGTGGATGCCTACTTCTCGGCCACCAAGATCCGCTGGATTCTTGATCACGTGGATGGCGCACAAGCCCGCGCCGAACGCGGTGAGCTGCTGTTCGGCACCATCGACAGCTGGCTGGTGTGGAACCTGACCGGCGGCGCGGCGCATGTCACTGACATCAGCAACGCCGCCCGCACCCTGCTGTTCAACATCCATACCCGGCAGTGGGACCCGGAGCTGCTGGCGCTGCTGGACATCCCTGCGGCGATGCTGCCGGAGGTGCGCAGCTGCAGCGAGGTGTACGGCACCACGCGCGCGCAGTTTTTCTTCGACCAGCACATTCCCATCGCCGGCATGGCCGGCGACCAGCAGGCCGCGCTGTTCGGCCAGGCCTGCTTTGCCCCGGGCATGGCCAAGAACACCTATGGCACCGGCTGTTTCATGCTGATGAACACCGGTGCGCAGGCGGTGACCTCACGCAACGGCCTGCTCACCACGGTGGCCTGGGAGGTGGACGGCCAGGTCGAGTACGCACTGGAAGGGTCGATCTTCGTTGCCGGGTCGGTGGTGCAGTGGCTGCGCGACGGCCTGCGCCTGTTCTCCCGTTCCAGCGAGTGCGAGGCGTACGCCGAGCGCGTGCCTGATACCGGCGGCGTGTACCTGGTGCCGGCGTTCGTCGGGCTGGGTGCACCCTACTGGCGCAGCGATGTGCGCGGGGCGATGTTTGGCCTGAGCCGGGGCACCACCCGCGAACACTTCATCCGCGCGGCGGTGGAATCGATGGCCTTTCAGACCCGCGACGTGCTGGCAGCGATGCAGGCGGATGCCGGCATTGAACTGACCGAACTGCGCGCCGATGGCGGGGCCATGGCCAATGACTTCATGGCCCAGTTCCAGAGCGACCTGCTGGGCGTGCCGGTGCTGCGCCCGCAGGTGGCCGAAACCACCGCCCTCGGCGCGGCCTACCTGGCCGGGTTGGCGGTGGGTTTCTGGGAAAGCCGCGAGGAGATCGCGCGGCAGTGGGCGATAGACCGCCGCTTCATTCCGAAGATGGAGGCCAGCCGGCGTGAAGCGTTGTATGCCGGCTGGCAGCAGGCGGTGGAAGCCACCATGGGGTTCCGGGTGCCGTGA
- a CDS encoding sensor histidine kinase, protein MSDPRQQSWLPDLCRLPRLGAMLGLSELVVVVVALAPDGSRQWGLSDFLSASGLALWLALAVTVTLCAARQPLSRLPEALGTVVVVAAAALIAAICTGIVHALYDALGTSGFTHDVGFWRFTLGCATVTALIVALALRYFYVADRWSAQTVANARAQADALQARIRPHFLFNSMNLIASLVRRDPVVAERAVLDLSDLFRAALGAGEGDSTLQAECELAEAYLSIESLRVGERLQVQWQREEPLPWSLPMPRLVLQPLVENAVLHGISRLPAGGTIVISLRCENNQLRITVRNPAPDPQARALPLAHGAGHAQRNIAHRLAWRYGPGARMTGDWNDGYYACDITVPLP, encoded by the coding sequence ATGAGCGATCCGCGCCAGCAGTCCTGGCTTCCTGACCTGTGCCGCCTGCCGCGGCTGGGCGCGATGCTGGGGCTGTCCGAACTGGTGGTGGTGGTGGTGGCGCTGGCACCGGATGGCAGCCGCCAGTGGGGGTTGTCGGACTTCCTGTCTGCCAGCGGCCTGGCCTTGTGGCTGGCATTGGCGGTCACGGTCACGTTGTGTGCGGCACGCCAGCCGCTTTCGCGATTACCCGAAGCACTGGGCACCGTGGTGGTGGTGGCGGCCGCGGCACTGATCGCGGCGATCTGCACGGGCATCGTGCATGCGCTGTACGACGCGCTGGGCACGTCGGGCTTCACCCACGATGTGGGTTTCTGGCGCTTCACCCTGGGCTGTGCCACGGTCACCGCGCTGATCGTGGCGCTGGCGTTGCGCTACTTCTACGTCGCCGACCGCTGGAGCGCGCAGACCGTGGCCAATGCCCGTGCGCAGGCCGATGCCCTGCAGGCGCGCATCCGCCCGCACTTCCTGTTCAACAGCATGAACCTCATCGCCAGCCTGGTTCGGCGCGACCCGGTGGTGGCCGAGCGCGCGGTGCTGGACCTGTCCGATCTGTTCCGTGCGGCACTGGGGGCGGGCGAGGGTGACTCCACCCTGCAGGCCGAATGCGAGCTGGCCGAAGCCTATCTTTCAATTGAATCGTTGCGTGTGGGCGAACGCCTGCAGGTGCAGTGGCAGCGCGAAGAGCCTTTGCCGTGGTCGCTGCCGATGCCGCGGCTGGTGCTGCAGCCGTTGGTGGAAAATGCCGTGCTGCATGGCATTTCACGTCTGCCGGCCGGGGGCACCATCGTCATCTCGCTGCGCTGCGAGAACAACCAGCTGCGCATCACTGTGCGCAATCCGGCCCCGGACCCGCAGGCGCGGGCCTTGCCGCTGGCGCATGGGGCCGGCCACGCGCAGCGCAACATCGCGCACCGCCTGGCCTGGCGCTATGGCCCCGGCGCGCGGATGACGGGGGACTGGAACGACGGCTACTATGCCTGTGACATCACAGTGCCCCTGCCGTGA